Below is a genomic region from Ignavibacteria bacterium.
CTGTTAAGTATTTCAGTGAACTTTTCATTTTCCCTATCCACTCTCTTGGCAAATTATCGGAGCTTCGTTTATAAAACAAAGGCGCAATTTCTTCCTCAAGAAGTTGATAGAGCAAATTTGCTTCAACGTCATCTTGATATTTTGTATCGGTGTACTCTTCTCCGAGTCCAATCGACCAGCCGAGCTCAGATTTATAACCTTCGCACCACCAGCCATCCAATATACTCAACTGCAAACCTCCATTCGCTACAGACTTCATACCACTTGTACCACTAGCTTCTAATGGACGTCTTGGAGTATTCAACCAGATATCGCAGCCTTGGACTAAATATCTGGCGATGTTCAAGTCATAATTCTCAAGAAATACTATTTTTCTTCTTAATTGTGAATCTTTACTGAGTATATAAATATCTTTAATCAATTTTTTCCCTTCATCATCCTGTGGATGAGCTTTACCGGCAAAAATTAATTGGACTGGATATTCCTCATTAAGCAATATTTTTTTCAAGCGTGTTAAATCTTTAAAGATTAATGTTGCTCGTTTATATGTTGCAAATCTTCTCGCAAATCCAATTGTGAGTGCATTAGGATCTAAAACTTCGGAAGCTTTTATGATCTCAGAATTAGGAGCACCCTGTCGAGTAAGCTGCTTTTGAAGATTTTCTCTTGCAAAAGCTACTAGTCTCTCTCTTCTCCTTTCATGTGTACGCCACAACTCGATGTCTGGTATTTTATTGATCTTATTCCAAACCGAAAAATCTACTGGATTATTTATCCAGCCATCTCCAAGATATCTTATATAGAGATCATCTATATCGTGTGAAATATGAGAACGAATATGAACTCCATTCGTAATGTATTTGATCGGGATTTCTTCTATTGGAACGCTCTTCCATCCAAACGACCACATTTTCCTTGATACATGAGAATGAAGTTCACTCACACCATTAATGTTGCCGGACATCTTCATAGCAAGGTGAGCCATATTGAAAGAATTTGTCGGAAGTGAATCTAAATGTCCAAGACGCATAAAATCTTCGTAAGATAGATTCAGTTCTTCGCGGAAATGTTTGAAATATTTTTCAATCAAATCAGATGAAAAAATATCTATCCCCGCTGGAACAGGCGTGTGAGTAGTAAAAACATTACTGAGATATCCAACCTGCATTGCTTCTTTGAAATTCATATTCATTTCTTTCATCGTGACTCGAATTCTCTCAAGTGCTAAAAATGCACTATGCCCTTCGTTCATGTGGCAGACTTCGGGGTGATAGCCAAACGCAGTAAGTGCTCTTATCCCACCTACTCCCAGCAAGACCTCTTGCTGAATCCGTGTTTCTTTTGTTCCGCGATATAACCCACTGGTTATCTCTCTATATTCAGGATTATTATCAACTATGTTTGAATCCAAAAGGTATAGAGGGATTCTCCCAACATTCACTTTCCAAATTTGACAGAACACTTTTCCGTTAGGAAAGTCAACGGAAATTTTCGCAGGTTGATTTTTCGAATCAAGTGCGAGAGTCATTGGCAGATTATGAAAATCGTTTATTGGATATGTCTCGAGCTGCCATCCTTCAGAATTCAAATATTGCTGAAAGTAACCCTCCTTATACGCGAGTCCGATACCAACAAGCGGTAAACCCAGATCACTTGCTGATTTTAAGTGATCTCCAGATAGCACCCCTAATCCACCAGAATACAATTTCATGCAATCAGTCAATCCATACTCCATGGAAAAATATGCTATGACTGACTTATTTGATTTATTAAAATTTTGCTGATACCAGGTTGGTTCAAACAAATATTCCTGCAATTGGTTGAAAGCTCTATACATGTGAGAGATAAAACCAGGATCATTTGCGACTTCCTCAAGCCTTTGTTGAGAGATTAACCCGAGCATCTGTACAGGATTGTGCTGAGTGGATTCCCAAAGATCTTCATCTAATCTCATAAAAAGCTCGAACACATCCATATTCCAGGACCAATAAAGATTGTAAGCGATTTCCTTTAATTGAGCGATCTTTTCAGGTAAAGAAGGTGTAACTTGAAATGTAGCTATTGATCTTGGCATAATTCACCATTTATTGTCATGTTTTGGATATGAAAATAATAAAAAATATCGTTAATTCATTCGCACTAAAAATATTATTAAAAACTTATTTCTCCATTATTATCGGATGAAAATTTTAACCTGTTTAAGATTTCTAAACAAATTTTCTTAAATTGGACTCGAAATTTTAAAATTATAGGAACAAAAATGAAATACGGAATCAAATTTGTCAGCATCTTATTGCCCATACTAATGTTCGGATGCAGTTCAATGAAAACAGAAATGCAGTATGACGAAAGCAAAGATAACTATAAATTCAGCGGTGAGCGTCATCTCCGCAATATTAAGATGCTTACAAATGGCGGAGAAAATGCAGAAGCATACTTGGCTTTTGCAGAAGATCAGATAATCTTTCAAGCAACATTTGGCGACCTTGAGTGTGATCAAATTTTTACTATGGATCTTAACGGCTCAAATAAAAAATTAGTATCCACGGGAAAAGGTAGAACAACTTGTGCATATTTTTTACCTGGCGATGATAAAATTATCTATGCCTCTACACACCACTATGACGAAAACTGCCCGGAAATTCCTGATCGATCAAAAGGATATGTTTGGAAACTTTATAATACATTTGATCTGTTTGTTGCAAATGCAGACGGAACAAACTTAAAACAACTCACAGATACAAAAACCTATGATGCGGAAGCGACCGTTTCTCCTAAAGGAGATAAAATTGTGTTCACATCTACGCGTGACGGCGATCCGGAATTGTATACCATGAATCTTGACGGAAGCAACCAAACAAGAATTACTTTCGAAAAAGGATATGATGGAGGTGCATTTTTCTCACAGGATGGAAAGAAGATTGTCTTTAGAGCAAGCCGTCCAAAAACCGATAAAGATTTAGAAGATTACAACGAACTAGTTACTGAAGGACTCGTCAGACCAACAGCTCTTGAAATTTTTGTAGCAGATGCCGATGGAAAGAATATGAAACAAATCACAAACAATGGTTCGGCAAACTTCGCTCCTTTCTTCCATCCAGATGGTAAAAGAATTATTTTTTGTTCTAATGTGAACAGCCAGAGCCGAAGGAACTTTGACCTTTACGTTATAAACTTAGATGGAACCGGTCTGGAGCAAGTTACATTCAACGAAACCTTTGACGGATTCCCAATGTTTACCAAAGATGGAAAGAAACTTGTATTTTGTTCGAATAGATTCAATGCTAAAGAAGGCGATACAAACGTTTTCATTGCAGATTGGGTGGATTAATCTAATAATTTGATGTTCTTCCCTAACAGCTTTCGACCGTAAAAAAAAAATAGGAGATAATATGAAAAAGATATTTCTAGTAGTTCTAAGTTTTACGATCGCACTCGGGATCATTTCATGTTCGACCTCTAAAGTCCCAGAAACCGAGAGTGAGATAACTGCACAAGACGCAATGAAACATCTGACATATCTCGCATCAGATGAATTGAAAGGGAGAGGAACTGGAACGGATGAAATTAACATTGCAGCCGAATATATTGCAGACAATTTTAAAAGCTTCGGATTAAAACCACTAGGCGATTCAGGTTATTTTCAAAACTTCGAAGTGACTACCGGGGTTGAATTAACTGAAAACAACTCATTATCGCTAGATATTGGGGAGAAAAAATTCGCTTTTGTATTGAACGAAACATATTCGCCGCTTGGATTCTCTGCTAACACCTCAGTCACTGGAGAAATAGTCTTTGCAGGTTACGGAATTGAAGCTGAAAAGCTTGGTTACAACGATTTCGCAGATGTCGACGTTAAAGACAAGATTGCACTTGTCCTTCGTTATTCTCCCGAAGGAGACAAACCACGCGGTGATTTTGCCGATTACAGTTCAACTCGTTATAAAGCTTCTTCAGTACGGAATAAAGGAGCGAAAGGAGTAATATTCTTCACTGGACCGAATACATATGAAGATGATTCATTCATAAAGCTTAATGTTGAACAGCTCGGCGGTGACGCTGGACTGCCAATTGTTTCAATAACCACCAAGGTGGCGGAAGAAATATTCCAAGTCGCCGGAAAAGATTTGCTCGCACTGCAAAAGGAAATGGATTCTCTTAAAGCAGCTAAATCATTTTACTTTGCGAATTCAAATGCTTCAATATCTGTCGGATTGGAACCGGTTAAAAAATGGACAAGAAATGTTATCGGGCTTGTCGAGAGTGAAAATCCAGTTTATAAAAATGAATACATTGTGATTGGCGCACACTACGACCATCTTGGAATGGGAGGACGCGGCTCGCTCTCATCCTCAAAAGAACCTGAAATTCATAATGGAGCTGATGACAATGCATCCGGCACTTCAGCTGTGTTGGAGCTAGCACAACAATTTTCTGCTAAAAGAAAGTTGTTAAAAAGAAGTATGGTTTTCATGACTTTCTCCGGTGAAGAGATGGGGCTTCTCGGTTCAGCACATTTTGTTAAAACTCCAACTATCCCTCTCGATAAAATCACTGCGATGTATAACTTAGATATGGTTGGGAGATTGAACCAAGAAAACAGTCTTACTGTTTATGGCACAGGAACTTCTCCAGCTTGGAAAGACCTGTTAAATGAAAAAAATTCTTTTTACAACTTTAAACTGAATTTTATAGATGACGGATTTGGACCGAGTGATCATTCATCATTCTATTCAAAAGATATTCCTGTATTATTCTATTTCACTGGAACGCATTCCGACTACCATAAACCAAGTGATGATTTCGATAAAATTAATCATTCGGGATTGGAAAAAATTAGCCGATTCGTTTACGATATGGCTGAAGCTGTCAATCAAAAAGAGGACGCAATCGCTTTCACAAAAACTAAAAGCGAGCCACGAGAAAGACGCCCTGGTGCCGCAACTCGAGTTTATGTAGGTACAGTTCCAGATATGACAACCCAAGTTGAAGGATTTAAGCTAAGCGGTGTAAGTGATGGGAGCCCAGCTGAAAAAGCCGGATTAAAAGCCGGTGATATAATTATTAAATTCGCCGGGAAAGACATAAAGAACATTTACGATTACATGTACTCAATGCAAGATCACAAACCAGGTGAAGAAGTCGACGTCGTAGTCAAACGCGGTGAAGAAGAAATCACACTAAAAGTTACTCTTGGATTGAGGTAGACGGAATTAATAATTTAATTAGAAATAGAAGCCCAATGTAAAAGGATTGGGCTTTTTTTATTTTCAAATCCTCACCCAACATTCACTTCAGCAAGAGGTGCTGAAGTTTCGCGCATCGAGTGGACTTTGTTTATTACCGGCAATTGCAGCGATTTGCTGACACGCGATTCAAACTCGTCTCTGAATCTTTCAATGGTGTACTTCACGGGCCAAGCGGCAGCATCACCGAGGGCGCAAATAGTGTGTCCTTCGATGTTGTTCGCGACATCTATCAGTAAATCAAGATCGTGTGATGTTCCGTTCCCTTCTTCAATTCTATGAAGGACTTTCAACATCCAGCCGGTGCCTTCGCGGCAGGGAGTACACTGTCCGCAAGATTCATGATGATAAAAATGTGTTATTCTCGTTAATACTCTTACCATGTCGGAGTCCTCATCCATTACGATGATACCACCTGTGCCTATTGAAGAACCAGCAGCTTTCAAAGATTCCGCATCCATTTTCAGCCCATCAATTTGCTCGCTTCGAAGCGGGGGCACAGAAGAACCTCCCGGAATAACAGATTTAATTTTTTTATCGCCTGGAACTCCCCCTGCATATTTATAAATAATATCGCTTAACAATGTACCAGTGGGTAATTCGTAAACTCCGGGGTTATTCACATGTCCGCTTATGCCAAACAAGAGTGTTCCTGGATGTTTCGGTTCGCCGATGCTTGCAAACCACTCGCCGCCTTTATCGACAATTGCCGGGATATTCGAAATGGTTTCAACATTATTGACTGTGGTCGGGCATCCCCACAAACCATACTGCGGAGGGAACGGCGGTTTAACTCTTGGATAACCGCGTTTACCTTCGATCGAATTCATCAATGCAGATTCTTCACCGCAAATGTACGCACCTGCTCCTTTGTGAATATAAATATTCGTGAAGAAATCACACTTAAAAGTTTTTTTCATTTCTTCACCAACAAATCCTTGAGAGTAAGCATCGTCAAGAGCTTTTTGCATCAACTTGATCCACTTGCCGTATTCGCCGCGAATGTAGATGTAGCACGTGGGTGAATTGATCGCATAAGCCGAAATCAAAATTCCCTCGATCAATTGATGAGGATTGAATTCAAAAATCTGTCTGTCTTTGAATGAACCCGGTTCACTTTCATCACCATTGATACAGAGATAATTAGGTTTTTCGCCCCCTTTCGGCATGAAACCCCATTTCATTCCGGTTGGAAAACAGGCTCCGCCTCTGCCGCGCAATCCGGACTTCTTTACTTCATCAATAATTTCTTCCGGTTTTCGCTGAAGAGCTTTCTTAAAAATTTGATAGCCGCCATGCTGCTTGTAAACTTCGATGTCGCGATAATTTGGAATATCTTTAAGTAAAATCTTTTCAGTCATTTTCAGTTGTTCTTCAAATTGGAAAGTAAGGTTCTCGTAGATTCGATTGTAAGGTTTTCATAATAATCATCGTTGACTTGAATCATAGGAGCTGTACCGCAAGAACCCAAACATTCAACTTCTGTAATCGTAAATTTCTGGTCCGATGTTGTTTCACCTTTTCTAATCCCCAATTCCTGTTCAATCGATTTCATTAAATCGTAAGCACCGCGAATCATGCACGAAACATTTGTACAAACCTGGAGGTGATATTTACCCACAGGTTTCGAGTTGTACATGGTATAAAAGGTTACAACTCCCAAAACATGCTCTTCGGTTATGTCCAAAAGTTGTGCGGCAAACTGCATCGTCTCTTTCGAAATCCAGCCGTACTTTTCTTGGATCATATATAAAACAGGCATCAATGCAGCCTGAGTAGTTGGATACCGCTTTTTTATTTCTTCAACTTGCTTTAATTCGTTTTCGTTAAATTCTATTTTCACTCGCCACTCCGATTATTTATCCGCTTCTCCCATAACCGGATCCATACTTCCGATTACTGCAACAATATCAGAAATCATGTGCCCTTGAATGAAGAGCGGAAGACTCTGCAAATTCACCATCGACGGAGATCGAATCTTGCATCTCCATGGATGGCCTGAACCATCGCTCACAAGATAAAATCCTAATTCTCCCTTTGGATTTTCAACGCTTGAATAAATTTCACCAACCGGCGGATTGATCCCGAAGTTTATCAACATAAAATCGTGAATCAATTCTTCCATTTTAGTATAAACATCAACTTTCTGAGGAAGAACTTTTTTCGGATCGTCCGTATGAATTGATCCTTGAGGGAGTTTATCGAGACATTGTCGCAAAATCTTTGCGCTCTCTCTCATTTCGTCGCATCTTACGAAATACCGCGCCAGCGAATCCCCTTCTTTGTATGTAATGATGTTGAAATCAATACTGTTGTAATCCAAATAGGGAACTGCTCGTCTTAAATCGTACTCAACGCCTGAAGCACGGAGATTCGGACCCGTAAGTCCCATGTCGATAGCTTTCTCAGCAGATATTACTCCAAGATTCTCTGTTCTCTGCAGGAAAATTTTATTTGTATTTAAAAGCTTTTCCATCTCTTCGAGATTGTGATCAAATTCATCAAGAAATTTTTCCAGCATTTGTGTGCATACGGAAGTCCAATCGCTCGCAACACCTCCAACCCGAGTGTAACTTGTTGTAAATCTCGCGCCTGTTAAAACATCCATAATATCTTGAAGTTTTTCTCTTTCTCGGAAGCCCCAGAGCAAAACAGTAAGCGCACCAACATCCATCGCCATTGTACCAAGCGCAACGAGATGAGAAGCAATACGA
It encodes:
- a CDS encoding glycosyltransferase family 1 protein; amino-acid sequence: MPRSIATFQVTPSLPEKIAQLKEIAYNLYWSWNMDVFELFMRLDEDLWESTQHNPVQMLGLISQQRLEEVANDPGFISHMYRAFNQLQEYLFEPTWYQQNFNKSNKSVIAYFSMEYGLTDCMKLYSGGLGVLSGDHLKSASDLGLPLVGIGLAYKEGYFQQYLNSEGWQLETYPINDFHNLPMTLALDSKNQPAKISVDFPNGKVFCQIWKVNVGRIPLYLLDSNIVDNNPEYREITSGLYRGTKETRIQQEVLLGVGGIRALTAFGYHPEVCHMNEGHSAFLALERIRVTMKEMNMNFKEAMQVGYLSNVFTTHTPVPAGIDIFSSDLIEKYFKHFREELNLSYEDFMRLGHLDSLPTNSFNMAHLAMKMSGNINGVSELHSHVSRKMWSFGWKSVPIEEIPIKYITNGVHIRSHISHDIDDLYIRYLGDGWINNPVDFSVWNKINKIPDIELWRTHERRRERLVAFARENLQKQLTRQGAPNSEIIKASEVLDPNALTIGFARRFATYKRATLIFKDLTRLKKILLNEEYPVQLIFAGKAHPQDDEGKKLIKDIYILSKDSQLRRKIVFLENYDLNIARYLVQGCDIWLNTPRRPLEASGTSGMKSVANGGLQLSILDGWWCEGYKSELGWSIGLGEEYTDTKYQDDVEANLLYQLLEEEIAPLFYKRSSDNLPREWIGKMKSSLKYLTAFFNSNRMVHQYLIEFYDPIMEKRSKYSKDTWIKIKEFVQWKSRVESHWAGIKVRNIESKSAIEITVGENVPLRAEVFLGELTSPEVSVEIFYGKLNGTEEIHDGKVSIMKHSRKLDDGWHLFNGEIPNSKSGLMGYTLRVLPNHEMMAHKFETGLIYWAQ
- a CDS encoding M28 family peptidase, translated to MKKIFLVVLSFTIALGIISCSTSKVPETESEITAQDAMKHLTYLASDELKGRGTGTDEINIAAEYIADNFKSFGLKPLGDSGYFQNFEVTTGVELTENNSLSLDIGEKKFAFVLNETYSPLGFSANTSVTGEIVFAGYGIEAEKLGYNDFADVDVKDKIALVLRYSPEGDKPRGDFADYSSTRYKASSVRNKGAKGVIFFTGPNTYEDDSFIKLNVEQLGGDAGLPIVSITTKVAEEIFQVAGKDLLALQKEMDSLKAAKSFYFANSNASISVGLEPVKKWTRNVIGLVESENPVYKNEYIVIGAHYDHLGMGGRGSLSSSKEPEIHNGADDNASGTSAVLELAQQFSAKRKLLKRSMVFMTFSGEEMGLLGSAHFVKTPTIPLDKITAMYNLDMVGRLNQENSLTVYGTGTSPAWKDLLNEKNSFYNFKLNFIDDGFGPSDHSSFYSKDIPVLFYFTGTHSDYHKPSDDFDKINHSGLEKISRFVYDMAEAVNQKEDAIAFTKTKSEPRERRPGAATRVYVGTVPDMTTQVEGFKLSGVSDGSPAEKAGLKAGDIIIKFAGKDIKNIYDYMYSMQDHKPGEEVDVVVKRGEEEITLKVTLGLR
- the nuoF gene encoding NADH-quinone oxidoreductase subunit NuoF; this translates as MTEKILLKDIPNYRDIEVYKQHGGYQIFKKALQRKPEEIIDEVKKSGLRGRGGACFPTGMKWGFMPKGGEKPNYLCINGDESEPGSFKDRQIFEFNPHQLIEGILISAYAINSPTCYIYIRGEYGKWIKLMQKALDDAYSQGFVGEEMKKTFKCDFFTNIYIHKGAGAYICGEESALMNSIEGKRGYPRVKPPFPPQYGLWGCPTTVNNVETISNIPAIVDKGGEWFASIGEPKHPGTLLFGISGHVNNPGVYELPTGTLLSDIIYKYAGGVPGDKKIKSVIPGGSSVPPLRSEQIDGLKMDAESLKAAGSSIGTGGIIVMDEDSDMVRVLTRITHFYHHESCGQCTPCREGTGWMLKVLHRIEEGNGTSHDLDLLIDVANNIEGHTICALGDAAAWPVKYTIERFRDEFESRVSKSLQLPVINKVHSMRETSAPLAEVNVG
- the nuoE gene encoding NADH-quinone oxidoreductase subunit NuoE, whose product is MKIEFNENELKQVEEIKKRYPTTQAALMPVLYMIQEKYGWISKETMQFAAQLLDITEEHVLGVVTFYTMYNSKPVGKYHLQVCTNVSCMIRGAYDLMKSIEQELGIRKGETTSDQKFTITEVECLGSCGTAPMIQVNDDYYENLTIESTRTLLSNLKNN
- the nuoD gene encoding NADH dehydrogenase (quinone) subunit D, which encodes MNTSSEQLPKTKILESLLAKDTGVYFEDALESGMVLNIGPQHPATHGVLRLLVQLDGETVIGCVPELGYLHRGFEKIAENSTYHEFIPHTDRLDYLAPLSNNTAFTFAVEKLAGIECTKRAQYIRMLISEMARIASHLVALGTMAMDVGALTVLLWGFREREKLQDIMDVLTGARFTTSYTRVGGVASDWTSVCTQMLEKFLDEFDHNLEEMEKLLNTNKIFLQRTENLGVISAEKAIDMGLTGPNLRASGVEYDLRRAVPYLDYNSIDFNIITYKEGDSLARYFVRCDEMRESAKILRQCLDKLPQGSIHTDDPKKVLPQKVDVYTKMEELIHDFMLINFGINPPVGEIYSSVENPKGELGFYLVSDGSGHPWRCKIRSPSMVNLQSLPLFIQGHMISDIVAVIGSMDPVMGEADK